A single window of Solenopsis invicta isolate M01_SB chromosome 3, UNIL_Sinv_3.0, whole genome shotgun sequence DNA harbors:
- the LOC105197647 gene encoding protein FAM98B — protein MEDKLLQMLEDVGYKGPMLDSNKLSEALKLGAKSPDFTSLVSWFSEQLATFVDTDETVHATASADDASSFLLELSFFLKEIGCMNSKLMTGHMNERLANESERSILIEFLAAELMACKLLEAKCPKEEKQMEVTINESDTARHLKNMLVTLKFQKPPDNISPELLFSRLETKLSEVLKTVPSYHLDKPLINVELSAKQWEQLGKLQEEMHKEYTIRREMLLKRLDVTIQSFLWSDRVKSQETEINTRYNERRKTLKNEPNVALADLLAARDDLAVIEKTSNASVRKNTRSKINSVIIGAVPDRGGRPYEQEPPPPEMPPWQKDRVQGPPSFQGGRGGGGGGGRGGGGRGGGGRGGGGGDRGRGGGRGGGGGGGGGGGYRDHKDASNNFGQNLDSQLSQYSGHGHRECYPDHRDAGGYQRGGSGGGGGGGGYRGDSGGNYSQNYNQNYSQSYSQNYQQPQYSGQRDSYGGDNRGGNYYQDRRESGGRGGRVQGGWNQQGANNSSTNSYQRGGYNRGRGRQY, from the exons ATGGAGGACAAGCTGCTGCAGATGCTAGAAGATGTTGG ATATAAAGGTCCAATGCTGGATTCCAACAAACTGTCCGAGGCTTTAAAACTTGGTGCAAAATCGCCGGATTTCACTAGTCTTGTAAGCTGGTTTTCTGAGCAACTAGCAACATTTGTGGACACGGATGAGACTGTTCATGCTACGGCAAGTGCGGATGATGCCAGTTCTTTCCTTTTAGAGTTAAGCTTCTTCCTTAAAGAAATAGGATGCATGAATTCAAAACTGATGACTGGACATATGAATGAAAGACTAGCTAATGAATCTGAAAGATCTATCCTAATAGAGTTTTTAGCAGCAGAACTTATGGCTTGCAAATTATTGGAGGCAAAATGTCCTAAAGAGGAGAAACAGATGGAAGTCACCAtt AATGAAAGTGACACTGCAAGGCACTTGAAAAATATGCTGGTCACACTTAAGTTTCAAAAGCCACCAGACAATATTTCACCTGAATTATTGTTTTCAAGACTGGAAACTAAACTATCAGAGGTTCTAAAGACTGTACCATCGTATCATCTAGATAAACCGCTCATAAACGTCGAGCTCTCTGCTAAACAGTGGGAACAGCTAGGTAAATTGCAGGAAGAAATGCATAAGGAATACACTATTCGCCGTGAGATGTTGCTCAAACGCCTTGACGTTACAATTCAATCGTTTTTG TGGTCTGACAGGGTAAAATCACAGGAGACTGAAATAAACACTAGATACAACGAGAGAAGAAAGACTTTGAAAAACGAACCGAATGTGGCGCTGGCCGATTTACTAGCAGCTAGAGACGATCTAGCGGTGATCGAGAAGACAAGTAACGCAAGTGTACGCAAGAACACACGAAGTAAAATTAACAGTGTTATTATCGGAGCGGTGCCAGACAGAGGTGGTAGACCATATGAGCAAGAGCCACCTCCACCAGAGATGCCTCCATGGCAGAAGGATAGAGTTCAAGGACCTCCGTCATTCCA gggtggaagaggaggaggaggtggaggcgGACGAGGTGGAGGCGGACGTGGTGGAGGCGGacgtggtggcggtggtggagATAGAGGACGCGGAGGCGGCAGAGGCGGAGGCGGAGGCGGAGGAGGCGGCGGTGGTTATCGAGATCATAAAGATGCGAGTAATAATTTTGGCCAAAACTTGGACAGTCAGCTATCTCAATATTCTGGACATGGGCATAGAGAGTGTTATCCGGATCATAGAGACGCAGGAGGATATCAGAGAGGCGGtagtggtggcggcggcggaggaGGAGGCTATCGCGGAGATTCCGGCGGGAATTATAGTCAAAACTACAATCAGAATTACAGTCAAAGTTACAGTCAAAATTATCAACAGCCACAGTATTCCGGCCAGAGAGACTCATACGGAGGTGACAATCGAGGCGGAAACTATTATCAGGACAGGCGGGAAAGTGGGGGAAGGGGAGGCAGAGTTCAAGGAGGATGGAATCAACAGGGTGCCAATAATTCCAGTACAAATAGTTATCAACGTGGCGGCTACAATAGGGGCAGAGGCAGACAATACTGA